In Haliaeetus albicilla chromosome 22, bHalAlb1.1, whole genome shotgun sequence, the genomic window GCACTGTGGGCTGCTCAggtcccccccttcccttcctggGCAGCAGGTTCCCCcgtgcctgcagcagctccccgTCGCAGCAGCACATCCCTGCAGCCAGGTGCCCCCCTGTGCCGCAGGGGACTGAGGGGTGGGTGTCTCCAGCAcctgctgcccttccccaggtTGCTCCAGGCATGAGGGGCCTCGCTAGCATCCTGGAGTGTAAGGGGGTGCAGAGCAATaaacccccttcccctccactcctgtgtgctgcagggcggtccccccacccccgccacAGCATCTGGGCCCTGGGCCAACCTCCCCTGTGCACCCATGCCAGCATCACCAGTCCAACCATTCACAGCGAGGACTGGAGCTTGGGGAAGGTGGTCGCAGCTCTGAGCGGGAGGGAGCCGGggatacacacatacacaccacCGGAGGGTTAAGCAAAGGAGTGTTGCACACGCATAGACGAGGATGGCAACGGGAGAGGGGCCGGTATCATTCCAGCGGCTCAGGCTCCCGGGGCGCTGTTAGCACATGCGCTTGTACGTGTAGATATAGGCCTTGCAGTTGGGACACGTGTGTGTCACATCCTTGAAGTCATCAAACAGGCAGGGgatcaggcagcagcagagatcaCACCTGGAGCACAGGAAGATGCAGTGTGGTGAGCTTGGGGACCCCCGAGGCAGCCTgtgggcatggggggggggcgggagggggggaatgtGTGGGGTTCACTCTGGGGTATGGGCAAGAAAGGTGAGTACTTGCCCCTGGGAGCCAACCCTGACcccccctgctgctgctgctgctgcgaagagcagcacaaagccCCCGCCCCTTGGGAtgtgctgctgccactgctagAAGGGCAAGAGCTGCGTCAGTGAGCAGTCACACACCTCGCAGAGGGAAGGGCGAGCCTGGTGAGACACACACAGGCACTGAGGCCTGACCTACCTCCACCACTGGGGCAGGGGTCTGGGACGAGCGCCCCATCGCCTCCCACACCCACCGTTGCTGTCAGCCCTTGTGAGGAGAGACCGTGGCTCTCTGCAGCGCCGTAGGTTCTGGCCAGGAGATGGACAGCTCCTGCTCCGACGCCAGGTTCTAGACCAGGCCTTTGGAGGTGCCgccttcccctcccctggcAGAAGCCTGGGTCTCCAGGCACTGTCAGCCCAGGAACCCAGGTGCTGCCCCAATAACACCTCACTGCTGAGGCGCCcgccagctctgcctgcagcacctACCCCACGAAGCAGCAGAAGAAGCCAAGAAGGAAGCTCATGAGCCCAATCTCATAGGTGATCTTGGTGGTGATGGCTTGCTGGCAGTGGGGACACACCGTCTGCACGGGGGCAGCCTGGAAGATCTCTCCCTGCAGCACTGTCACCGTGGTGGCAGCCCCTGATGGCACGAGCACTGTCGCCGTGTGGCCACTGGGAGAGGGATAGTGTCCCGGGGCAGGGTAGTAGCCCATGGTGGGCTGAGGGCCTGGAGGGGGGTAGTAACCTGCTGGGAATGGGAAACATGCACAGGTGAACGTCTTCTATGTGGCAGGAGAGGCCAGATCCTCACTGCGGGTGGGGTCCCGCCTTGCTGCCACACCACCACCTTGGGTATGGACTTGGGGCCAACCCTTCTACAGGCACTGTGCCCCCTTACCCCCCCCGAGCAGCCTTGCTGCAAGACCCAAATGGCAGCCCCAACCCCCCCCAttgtgtccccccaccccactcccccaggcagcaggagagcaTGTGGTTCCAGGGGGGGTCCTTGCCCATCACCACCCCTTGCTTCACCCAGCCCCACAGTACTCACCAGGTGGCACGTAGGGCCCAGAGCTGTCCATAGGCATGTGGGGGGGCACGAACCCTGGCTGCGAGGGTGGCTTAtatgggggagggggaaattcAGGAGGGGGGATGGGAACCCCCTGGGGCTGTCCCACCACTGGGGCGACGCCATCTGAAAGGAAACATGGAATCAGCAGCcaaggcaggaggcagcagagctggtggggAGACGGTGGCTTGGCTGAGTGGTCTGGGAGTTGGCCCCAGCAGGGAAGGGCGACACAAccggggcgggggtgggggcaCACCCCCAAGACTCATCCTCCAGGCCACAAGAAGCCCAAATTCAGCCCACGTTACCCACAGCAGCGAGCAGAGCCAGGCTTTGAGTGGGGAATGCTTTCTGCTCTTGTCACTGCCCCAGGACCTCCCGACTCCCTGGAGGGTGATACGGTGACAGATGGAGCCCGGCATCACACCACCTTCCCCAGCACGCTGCACACCATGGGGCAGagctgtgaggagaggccatGGCCAGGGCGCTCCCAGGGAAACCACACTTGCTTGGCTCCTGCCTGCTCAGCAATGTCACCCCAACACCCCGAGCAGCTGGGACCACCCCCCAGTACCTGTTGCAGGGGGTGGACCGTGCTTCTCTTCTATCAGTGGTGCCGAGGGGCCTCCCGGGTAGGGTGGCGGAGGGTCGTTGGACATGGCTCAGAGTGGCCCTGCAAGGACAGAAGCCTTTAGATGAGATAGTAGCCTTtggctgcacacaggcactCGCCCGGAGCTTCACAGTGCTTGGAGAAGGAGGTGGCAGGTAACGGAGGGGTCCGGGGCTGCTGCCACCACTGCACTGGCCTCAGCTCCCCCCACCATGGGCAGAAACAAGGCCGCAGCCCCAAAGCTGGACAGGCTTCAACCCAGGCAGTGAATCCAAGGTGTAACATCTTCCTGCTGGCTCCGCAGGGCTTCCCCTGTAATGCCCACGCGTGGTGAACAGCAGCTCATCAGTGCCACTCTCAGCTGCGTGGCCCGCATGCCGGGGCAGTACTGGGCTAGAAGCTGCTCTGCCAAGCGCCTCAGCTGCAGCGTTACGGTACCAAAGATGGGGAAGAGCTGCCCCCCTTGCCCACAGCCACCCAACTCCACCCAGCAGAGTAACAGGCAATGCTGCGCCCCGAGGAGGTGGCAGGACCCCCTGAGCCTGAAGCACAAACTCTGAAGTGGAGGGTGCAAACCCACAGAGAGCATCTCTAAATACTCTCATCAAGTGAGTGAGTTAAGGTAAGACCATCTTTAACAGCTGGAGACACTATTTTACATGGAGTAAAATTTACCTGTCCTCTTCCTTGCAGTAAGGAGCTCAGAGGCCTTGACAGAGCTGAGAAAAACAATTCTTCTGAGCAGCGTAGTTTCGAAGCCAGCTTACCCCACTGAATCTGCATGAAAGGAGACAGCAAGCAAGTTACAGATATGGAGAGGAGACACTGCTACAGCGCTGCCTTGCCAaactccctcctctccctgatGCAGACATGGGGAGAGCGGCTCTGGGTAGGAATCTCCACACATGTGCCCCCTCGATGGCAGGCACGAGGCTATGTGTCTTTGACACATGGAAAAGCCCCACCAACACACTCTGAACTCCAAGGAAGTGCAACAACATCAAGAACCCTGATTTCCCTGTTTACTCTGGCTCAGCTATATCTGGCAGGACGTGACTAAATTGGGAAACACAAATGAAAGGCTGTTCACTCAGCGCTTGGGAAGGCTGCCATCAGGCATGGGACACGGTGACACTGCTGCCAGTGCCCAGGGAGCAGTGCTAGGAGCCCCCCTTGCGGTCAGAGCAGCTACCCAAAACCCCCATCCTTCGTCCCCGATGGGCCAGGAGCAGATGTGACCCTGCTTGGCCTGCTGCCCTTGCTTTCCTGCTCTCCTCAAGGCAGGTCAGCATGCTGCAAGGACGGTGCTCTCAGCCAGTCCCACAGGTCCcgctccagcagctcccaactgaggaggaaaaacacaCCCAGGCTACCAGCAGCCTGCAAAAATACCATGGGCACAACCAGGGCAGCTCTGTACCCCAAGAGATGGCCAAAGCAGGCACTGCTGCCACATTACTCCACTCCAAGGCGTGAACGGCACGGCTACCCTGCAGCCCTGGCGAGGCACAAACCGcctgctcagccccacagagctCGGGGCTGAGGGGTGCCGGAGTGGGGCTGAGATGGGCAGCACCCCACTGGGGTCGCTGCTTagggaggaagaggcagcaAGGGTCCCTCCGGCCCCGGCACCAATGCCACGTGCTGGGCAAGCTGCCTGGGACATGCCAACCTCCACGGCACGGCACAGCACAAGCCTCCACGGGCACCCGGCCAGGCAGCGAgcgctgccccagccctgcctgcattGCAGGTGTGCCCAGAGAGGTGCCTGTGGGGCACAGACACCTccatctgcagctgctgggtcAAGCGAAGCCAAGGCCTCCGCAAGCACAGGAAGGAAGACCCATCCCTCCCTGACCTGCTTGGCTTCACTTTATTCCACTCCTGTTTTTCTAGCTCATGTTCCCTGCCTCCAAGCAGCCTCCTGCAAGGTGGCAGGAAATCTAATCAGGTCACAATTCTGCGGAGGAGCACCATTACCCATTGCTGATTGTGGAGGAGCACCATTACCTGTTGCTGATCGCAGAGGAGCGTGCAGACCCCCCCAGGAGCTGAGTAAAGCCCTAACAGGCATAGGGTCTCCCCAGGATGTCTGTATTTACTAACATTTCTCCCCAGAGGTCTGAAGTGGTGTGTTGCAGACACACAGCTTCAAAGTGTAATACCAGGGCAGCTGGGGGTcatcttcctcctgcttttctctccaaTTTCTTCCTTAAGAGCCAGGGGAAGGAGAGCCGGCCCGGGCAGTGggcacagcagagctgccacGGCACAGAACGCTTCCAGGTGGAGGAAAGCACCCGAAGTGCAGCACACTGCAGagccttccttctccttcagtgaCCTACAAAGCTACAAATTGGGCCGTGCTCTTTTTAGCTTCACTGGGGATGTAAAGAAAAGGAGGACTTCTTATTCTTCTGGAAGTAGCCAACCAACCCACCCTGAGCACCCAGGAGCCTCAGACCTTCCTGTCCCCATGCCTGCAGGGCTCCTGGATGAGCCCAGGTCAACCGGAGCATCCCCACATCCTTACGTGGGGACACCAGCCTGCTGGGGAGCTTTCCTTGTCCTCGCAGGCCAGCTGAGCCCATGACTTTTCTAATGTAACAGATCTCCCATTACCACTCAGATGCTGCCTTCCCATAATGCAACATCTTTCAACACTCCCCAGCCTTACTCTCCCCGTCATCAAAGCAGCTGGCGAGAAAACTCAGGAGACAAGGAGACCAAGAGGCAATCCCACCCACGTGCTCCACCAGCCGCTCTAGAAACACCCATCAGATGAAGCAACAGCCCCAGACTGAGCCAGCAATTAATCCTGCCACCTTCACCAGCAGGAAAAGGCAGCCACAAGGGTGATGGCCAGTGGATCTCAAAGCCATGCGTGCACTGGAATGAAGGAAgctgcaggggctgcagagctgttcTGCTCTTACTTGGCAGACTCAGTCACTCTTAATGCAATATTCTGCTTATTAAGAGAGATCTGTAAAGAGCGAGATGTTGGCAGCATGCCCttcccaggaggaaaagaaagcctGTTGCTTTTAAGCCTCTTAGAAGCTGTTTCTCCTGTACTTTCTTTTATCTTAATGTGAGAAGCACCAAACCCGTCCCAGCCCATTTCTGCCGGAGAGGTCCATGGGGAGGTGGAGGGCATACGGCTTCCCCTCCATGCTGGGTCAGCGCTGGATGGGAGCTACCCCAGAACATCACTCACCACCCTGGCATGGACGACCCTGCCGTACTCCCTCTCAAAAGCAACGCAGCCAAAGCACAGCAACCCAGATGCTCCCCCTCGTATGCTCATGGCAGCACAGAGAGGCAACCTTGCTCTCAGGAGCTACCTCGCAGCACCCCTGCAAAGAGGCAGAGTTTCCTTGAGCAGCACCCACCCGCCACAAGAGAGAGGGGAGCCTGGAGCGTGCCCTGCCAAGAGAGCCATTCTGGGCCGAAGCAGGTTGATGGTATCTGCGCACAGGGAGGTGAGCTGGGAAGACCCAGCTGctaaacaaaaccacagcagtATTTTGCATCAAAACATGATCCCCAGAAACACATAGCAAGGACTCTTGATGCTGGTCATTTCTGGTTTTACCCACTAGCTTTCAGTAAAGCTGACTTACCTTGTTCCCTCTGTcttgcaaaagagaaacaagactTCTCCTGCCCACAGCACCACCACAGAGAGACAGACTTGGAGTCCGGTGTGAGCTCACAGCAGAGCCTGGTGCGCCCTTCTCAGGGAGGATGCCCCTGGCAGGCTGCACTTTGCCCCAGAATCTCCAGCCATCCATGCCAGCATGACAAGCCATTCTGCCAGCACACTACAAAGCTGTCCCATGTTAACCATGCTGGTTTATTAAAGCTGAACCACCAGTGCCTTTCTGTGTCATGAGAACAGCTTACACAAAACTAGCTGTTCTCACATGGGAAGAAACTTTCCCAAAGACTGCAGAAATGGCATCCACGCTAGAGCTTACTGGAATAACCAGCTGAACacctgggggaaaaataaaagctttacaAATAATTTCGGCCAAGTTTACCGGGCTTAAGTTCAAGATGGAGTCACCAATGTCTAGTGCAGGTCCTTTGGGAGCAAGGACCCATCGCAAGATCCTAAGACTCAAAAGGAATTGGTTACCAGTAAAAGGATGAACAGAGGAGACACTACTTCCAGCTAAAAATGCAGATTAGTTGTTCTCAACTGGAAGAACAGCTTTTACTGGCTCCTCTACTTTAAACTAGCTACAGAAGATGAACCCACCATGTCCTCATTGCAAACACTGTTCCTGTTAAACACAGGAGATAAGCAAAGGGCCCCCATGGGCTGGCAGTGTGACAAATGAAGTAGAACAAGGATCAAAGGACAGAGGGGACCCGCTAGATCAGCCcatccctctttccctctctgggAACAATACCCCAACACATCCCTTCACATGCCAGTGGTGTGTTGGCCATCCTGCTCCTGCTATTCCCttgggaagcctgttccaggcCTCCACTGCTCCGACAGCCTTACAGTTTCTACTTTATTTGTAGCCAGTCTTGAGCCTGAACAGCTTTCCTCCACTCCCCGCTTGCTGCAAACAGCCATCATACCCTGACTCAGACTTCATTTTGCTAGGCTGAACACACCAAGCTCTGGCGGGGTATTTCTGCACTGTGTTTTCAGTGCAAGCCCGTTATCTCCCTCAAGTCTAGACTGCCACCCTGAAGCCGTGCTCGGCTGTGGCAACGGCAACCATCACCCATGCTGGCACGCTCTCCGGCGCATGCTGCTGCAATATGGATGGGACAGCAAGCTGTGGCTGGTCTCGCTGCTCCAGCAAGCTTCACCTGCCCTGTGGCACTGCTGCAGGACTGCACAGGCACAGCTGGCCAGCCCTTGTCCTCCCCTACTGTCTCAAGGCTTGTGGCCTTTATGGGTAGCTTGGATTCAGTGTGGACACAAGGGACTAAACCACAGCTGCATGGGAGCCT contains:
- the CDIP1 gene encoding cell death-inducing p53-target protein 1 isoform X1: MSNDPPPPYPGGPSAPLIEEKHGPPPATDGVAPVVGQPQGVPIPPPEFPPPPYKPPSQPGFVPPHMPMDSSGPYVPPAGYYPPPGPQPTMGYYPAPGHYPSPSGHTATVLVPSGAATTVTVLQGEIFQAAPVQTVCPHCQQAITTKITYEIGLMSFLLGFFCCFVGCDLCCCLIPCLFDDFKDVTHTCPNCKAYIYTYKRMC
- the CDIP1 gene encoding cell death-inducing p53-target protein 1 isoform X2 gives rise to the protein MSNDPPPPYPGGPSAPLIEEKHGPPPATDGVAPVVGQPQGVPIPPPEFPPPPYKPPSQPGFVPPHMPMDSSGPYVPPGYYPPPGPQPTMGYYPAPGHYPSPSGHTATVLVPSGAATTVTVLQGEIFQAAPVQTVCPHCQQAITTKITYEIGLMSFLLGFFCCFVGCDLCCCLIPCLFDDFKDVTHTCPNCKAYIYTYKRMC